In Mycolicibacterium aubagnense, the DNA window GCGTCCGGAGTTCGCCGAGGCGCTGGCCGATATCCGGTTCCGGGAGACGAATGTGGTCGACGATCCGGCCGGTTACGCGGCGCTACTGACCGCCGCGGGCTGCACCGTCGACGCTTGGGAGACCACGTATCTGCACCAATTGACCGGCGAAACCCCGGTGCTGGACTGGATCACGGGTACCGCGCTGACCGACGTCCGCTCCCGGCTCAGCGACGGCGCCTGGGAGCAGTACCGACAGGACATCATCCCGCTGCTGGCTCAGGCCTATCCACCCCAGCCCGACGGGACGACGTTCTTCCCGTTCCGCCGGATTTTCGTGGTCGCCCAGACGTGATTTGTGCACGATTTTCCGCGCCGACCGCGGAAAATCGTGCACAAATCGCAGGCGAGCTAGGCGTGGGCCGAGGTGGCCAGTCCGATCGCGATCAGTCCGGGTGCGACGGTCAGGCCGATGACGATGATGAAGTAGCTGACCCAGCGGGTGACGATGCTCATCTGAATGCTCCTGCTGCTGTTGGCTTTTGATGACTCATAGCCTTTCGCGGCAGGTCCGCGGCGTCTGTCCACCGGCTGGCCCCCGAACAGGATGAATTCGTTGTCCCCCAATTGGCGGACACGGCGATTTGTGCACGTTTTTCCGCGCCGACCGCGGAAAAACGTGCACAAATCACGGGTCAGCGCAGCGCGTTGAGTGCTCCCAGCACCTCGGCCACCAGCTTGTCGATGTCGGCGCCCGTGGTGTCGACCACGAGGTCAGGGTTCTCTGGCGGCTCGTATGGGGCGTCCACGCCGGTCAGGCCGCGCAGCTCGCCGGCCTTGGCCCGGGCGTACAGCCCCTTGGGGTCACGCCGCTCGCATTCGGTGCGTGGGGTGGACACGTAGACCTCGATGAACGGCAGCTTGGCGACGGAGCTCAGCTCACGGGCGGTGTCGCGGTCTGACTTCAGCGGCGACACCAGGGACGCCAGTGCGACGACGCCCGAGTCGGCCAACAGGCGGGCCAGATGACCCACCCGGCGGATGTTCTCGGCCCGGTCACCCGCGGAGAATCCGAGGTCGTCGGACAGCCCGTGCCGGATGTTGTCACCGTCGAGTAGGTAGGCCACCTGCCCGGTCTCGACCAGTGCCCGCTCGACCGCGACGGCCAGCGTCGACTTACCCGATGCCGGCAGTCCGGTGAACCAGATGGTGGCGCCCCGCTGCCCGGTGCGTGCCCACCGGTAGGAGCGATCCAATGATGAGTGGTGCCAACGGATGTCACTGCGCGAGTGGGTGCCGAGCTTCACCTCGCGCGGCTCGGTGATGGTGCCCGCGCCGACGGTGTCGTTGGACGTCTCGTCGATGAGGATGAAGGCGCCGCTTTCCCGGTTGTCGCGGTACGGGTCGGCGATCACCGTGGAACTGGTCCGGAGGGTGACGGCGCCGATGTCGTTGAGTACCAACTCGACTGGCTGATCGATGTCGTCCAGCGTCTCGGGATCGAGCCGCGTGTGCAACGCCTGCACCGTGGCCCGGACGGTGCGGGTGCCTTGCTTGAGCGCCAGCCGGTCACCGGCCCGCAGCGGGGTCTCCGCGAACCAGCACACCGTCGCGTCGAGCTCACGGGCGAGCACCGGGATCGACGCGTTCTCGGCGCCGCTGACCAGCACGTCCCCGCGGCCGACGTCGATGTCGTCGGCCAATTCGATCGAAACCGACAGTGGGGCAACGGCGGTGGTGCGGTCGTCATCGAGGGTGTCCACCGCGGTGACGGTCGAGCTGGTGCCCGCGGGGAGGCTGAGCACGGTGTCGCCGACCTGCAAGGTGCCGGCGGTCAGCCGCCCGGTGTAGCGGCGCCGCTGCTCGGCCACCGTCTTATCGCTCCTCGCGTGCGCGGTGGGCCGGGACACCCACTGGATGGGAAACCGCAGCTTGGCCGGCTCGGGCTGTGGCGCACTGAGTTCGATGCCCTCCAGGTACTCCAGCAGTGTGGGCCCCTCGTACCACGGCGTGTTCTCCGAACGGTGCACGACGTTGTCGCCGAGCTTGGCCGCCAGCGGTATCACCGTCAGGTCCACCGCACCCAGCCGGGCCGCGACCTGGCCGAGCTCGTCGTGCACCGCGTCGAACCGGGCCTGGTCGAAGTCGACCAGATCGATCTTGTTGACCGCGGCCGCGAAGTGCTTGATACCCAACAGCTTTGCGATCCGGGCGTGGCGCAGGGTCTGTCGCAGCACTCCGGCACGGGCGTCGATCAGCAGGATGGCCACATGTGCGTTGGAGGCGCCGGTGAACATGTTCCGGGTGTAGCGCTCGTGGCCGGGGGTGTCGGCGAGGATGTAGCTGCGCGCCGCTGTGGAGAAGAACCGGTAGGCCACATCGATGGTGATGCCCTGTTCCCGCTCGGCGCGCAGACCGTCGGACAGGGCTGCCAGGTCGGCCACGCCGTCGTCGTCGGTGACGGCGTCCAAGTGGTCCAGGGGCAGACTGTCGGTGTCGTGCAGCAACCGGCCGATCAGGGTGCTCTTGCCGTCGTCGACCGAACCGGCCGTCGCGATCCGAAGCAGCTGTCTAGTGCTCATCAGAAGTAGCCCTCTCGCTTACGGTCTTCCATCGCCGCCACCGAGGTCCGGTCGTCCGCGCGGGTCTCGCCGCGTTCCGACACTGTGGCAGCGGAGATTTCGTCGATGACACTCGCGACGTCGATGGCCTTCGACCTGACCGCGCCCGTGATGGTCAGGTCGCCGACGGTGCGGTAGCGCACCCATTCGACGGCGGCGGTCTCGTCGCCCGTCGGCTGGGTGTACTCGGAAACCGCGAGCAGGATGCCGTCACGCTCGAACACCTCGCGTTCGTGTGCGAAGTAGATCGACGGCAGCTCAAGGTTTTCCAGCTCGATGTAGCGCCAGATGTCCAGCTCGGTCCAGTTGGAGAGTGGGAACACGCGGACCTGCTCGCCCTTGCGGATTCGGCCGTTGTACAGCGACCATGGCTCGGGCCGCTGGGCGCGCGGGTCCCACTGGCCGAACTCGTCGCGGAAGCTCAAGATGCGTTCCTTGGCGCGGGCGCGCTCTTCGTCGCGGCGGGCGCCGCCGAACGCGGCGTCGAAACCGCCGGCCTCGAGCGCATCGAGCAAGGTGCGGGTCTGCTGTCGGTTGCGGGACGCCCCCGGGCCGGGATCGGCGACGCGGCCGGTGTCGATGCTCTGCTGCACCGACGCGACGATCAGCTTGTGTCCGACACCCGTGGTGCGGCGATCCCGGAAGTCGATAACCTCGTCAAAGTTATGGCCCGTGTCGACGTGCAGAATAGGAAAAGGTAGAGGGCCGGGACTGAATCCGATGTCGCCGGCCTTCCGGCTCCGGAAGGCCTTCTCGGCCAACCGAAGTAGCACGATCGAGTCCTTGCCCGCAGAGAACAGCAACACCGGGCGCTCCAGCTCGGCCACCACCTCGCGGATGATGTGCACGGCTTCGGCTTCGAGCAGGCGCAGCTCGTCGACGTGTATCGGGGCGAGC includes these proteins:
- the cysC gene encoding adenylyl-sulfate kinase, whose product is MSTRQLLRIATAGSVDDGKSTLIGRLLHDTDSLPLDHLDAVTDDDGVADLAALSDGLRAEREQGITIDVAYRFFSTAARSYILADTPGHERYTRNMFTGASNAHVAILLIDARAGVLRQTLRHARIAKLLGIKHFAAAVNKIDLVDFDQARFDAVHDELGQVAARLGAVDLTVIPLAAKLGDNVVHRSENTPWYEGPTLLEYLEGIELSAPQPEPAKLRFPIQWVSRPTAHARSDKTVAEQRRRYTGRLTAGTLQVGDTVLSLPAGTSSTVTAVDTLDDDRTTAVAPLSVSIELADDIDVGRGDVLVSGAENASIPVLARELDATVCWFAETPLRAGDRLALKQGTRTVRATVQALHTRLDPETLDDIDQPVELVLNDIGAVTLRTSSTVIADPYRDNRESGAFILIDETSNDTVGAGTITEPREVKLGTHSRSDIRWHHSSLDRSYRWARTGQRGATIWFTGLPASGKSTLAVAVERALVETGQVAYLLDGDNIRHGLSDDLGFSAGDRAENIRRVGHLARLLADSGVVALASLVSPLKSDRDTARELSSVAKLPFIEVYVSTPRTECERRDPKGLYARAKAGELRGLTGVDAPYEPPENPDLVVDTTGADIDKLVAEVLGALNALR
- the cysD gene encoding sulfate adenylyltransferase subunit CysD translates to MSTASNAFPVASLAPIHVDELRLLEAEAVHIIREVVAELERPVLLFSAGKDSIVLLRLAEKAFRSRKAGDIGFSPGPLPFPILHVDTGHNFDEVIDFRDRRTTGVGHKLIVASVQQSIDTGRVADPGPGASRNRQQTRTLLDALEAGGFDAAFGGARRDEERARAKERILSFRDEFGQWDPRAQRPEPWSLYNGRIRKGEQVRVFPLSNWTELDIWRYIELENLELPSIYFAHEREVFERDGILLAVSEYTQPTGDETAAVEWVRYRTVGDLTITGAVRSKAIDVASVIDEISAATVSERGETRADDRTSVAAMEDRKREGYF